The following nucleotide sequence is from Microbacterium arborescens.
GACGGCGCTCGAGGCCATCGCCGCGCGCGAGGCCGGCATGGAGATCCTCGGGTTCTCCCTCATCACCAACCTCGCCGCCGGCATCCAGGAGAGCCCCCTCAGCCATGCCGAGGTGATCGAGGCCGGACGCGAGGCCGAGCCGGTGATCTCAGCGCTCCTCGCCCGCGTGATCGAGGCGCTGTGACCGCCGCGGACGAGCCTGTCACGGGCGTGGGCGTCGAGACGACGACCCCGGTGGTGCCGTGGGACGCGGCGCGAGCCTGGCTCGCTCAGGATCCCGACCCCGAGACCCGGGACGAGCTGGCCGCGGTCATCGCGGCGGCTGAGGCGGGGGATGCCGTCGCCGCAGCCGACCTCGTCGACCGCTTCGGCACCCGCCTGGCCTTCGGCACCGCGGGACTCCGAGGCCGGCTCGGCGCCGGAAGCAATCGCATGAACCGCGTTCTCGTGACGCAGGCCGCCGCGGGCCTGGCGGCGTACCTCCTCGAGAAGGCGGGCCCGGACGCCCCTCCCGTCGTCGTCATCGGTTACGACGGACGCCGGGGCTCAGCGCGGTTCGCACAGGACTCCGCCGAGGTCTTCGCGGGCGCCGGCCTGCGGGCCATCCTGCTCCCCCGTCTGCTCCCGACGCCGGTTCTGGCGTTCGCGGTGCGGCACCTCGGCGCTGACGCGGGCGTCATGGTCACCGCGAGCCACAACCCGCCTGACGACAACGGGTACAAGGTCTACCTCGGCGGCGCCGACGACGGCTCGCAGATCGTGCCGCCCGCCGACGCTGAGATCGCCGCGCACATCCAGCGGGTGGCCGACGCGGGCGACATCTCGGCCCTCCCCCGCTCCGAGCGGTACGAGACCGCCGACGACGCGGTCGTCGAGGCTTACGTCGCGGCGACGGCGACGGTCGCCCCGGCTCCTGCCGGCGCGAACGGGATGCGCTGGGTCTACACCGCCATGCACGGCGTGGGGACCGAGACGATGCTGCGCATCCTCGACGCCGCCGGCTACCCCCACCCCGTTCAGGTCGCCGAGCAGGCGGAGCCGGACGGCCGGTTCCCCACCGTCGCCTTCCCCAATCCCGAGGAGCCGGGCGCGATGGACCTGGCGCTCGAGACAGCGCGCGCGAACGACGCCGAGTTCATCCTGGCCAACGACCCCGACGCCGATCGTCTCGCCGTCGCGATTCCGGATGCCGCGGCGGAGGGCGGCTGGCGGCGGCTGACGGGCAATCAGATCGGTCTGCTGCTCGGCTGGCGCGCGGCGCGTCGCGCCGCGGAGGGTGGCACGACGCCGGGGGCATCGCTCGCCTGCTCGCTCGTCTCCTCCCCCGCGCTCCAGGTCGTCGCCGAGCGCTACGGCCTCGACTTCCACGCCACCCTGACCGGGTTCAAGTGGATCTCACGCGCCCCCGGGCTCGTCTTCGGATTCGAGGAGGCGCTCGGCTACCTCGTCAATCCCGAAACGGTCAAGGACAAGGACGGCATCTCCGCCGCCATCGCGATCCTCGGCCTCGCCGCCGAAGCGCGAGAGCAGGGCCGTGCGCTGGGCGACCTGCTCGCCGAGTTCGACGCCGAGTTCGGCAGCTTCGCCAGCGGACAGGTGTCGGTGCGCGTCGACGACCTCGCGGTCATCGGGCGCATCACCGCCGCCCTCCGCGCGGCGCCGCCCACGCGGATCGGCGATGCCGCGGTCGTGTCGTTCGAGGATCTCGCCGCTCCGGTGACGGGTCCGCCGCTCGGCGACATCCTCCGACTGTGGCTCAAGGGCGACGCCCGCATCCTCGTACGCCCGAGCGGCACCGAGCCCAAGCTCAAGCTGTACCTCGACGTCCGCGGAGACTCGCCCGCCGACGCGGTATCCCGGCTCGCCGCTCTCGAGGCCGGCGTCCGCGAGCTGCTCGCGACCATCGGCTGACGCACGCGTTCCGGCACGCACGGCCCACGCGTCGCGCATTCCGCGCCGCTAGGCTTCGGGAGTGCTGCTGACCGAACCCGTAGAGCTCGCCGACGACCACGTGCGGCTCGTGCCGCTCGCGTACGACCATGCCGACGACCTGACGCGGGCCACCGTCGGACTCGAGTACGCCTGGTACACCTCGGTTCCCGACTCGGTGTCGGCGGACATCACGCAGCGACTCGCCTGGCGCGACGAGGGGCACATGAACCCGTTCGCCGTGCTGCGGGGCGACATCGCGGTGGGGATGACGACGTTCTGCAACATCGACCAGCCCAACCGCAGAGTCGAGATCGGGCACACCTGGCTCTCGCCCGCCGTGCAGCGCACAGCCGTCAACACCGCCGCGAAACGCCTCCTGCTCGCCCACGCGTTCGAGGCCTGCGACGCCATCGCGGTGGAGTTCCGCACGTCATGGCACAACCGCCAATCGCGCGCGGCGATCGAGCGGCTCGGCGCGAAGCAGGACGGCGTGCTCCGCAACCACCGGCTCGGGCCGCACGGAACGCTGCGCGACACCGTCGTGTACTCCGTGCTCCCGCACGAGTGGCCCGCGGTGAAGCTGGGACTCGGGGCGCGACTGGCCCGCTGAGCGCAGGCGATCAGCCGTCGACGACCGCCACGAGCTCGTCGAGGAAGGCGCTGAAGGTCGTGCCGCGGCGCACGATCCGCTGCACGCTCTCGCGCTCGCTGAAAACCTCGACCAGCTGCTCGAAGACGGTCTGGAACGCGGCGCGATCCGATTCGGAGAACGCCACCATCGCCACGACCTGCACCCGCCCGTCGCCCCACGCGATCGAGGGATCCGCGATGCCGAGCGAGATGGCCGTTCGCGTGGCCGTCATGCCGATGGCGTGCGGCACGGCGAGCGCGTCGGTGAAGGCCGTGGACGACAGCCGCTCGCGCTCGATCGTGCGCTCGATGTAGTCGTCGTCGATGACCCCCTGCTCGACGAGCAGCGAGCCCAGTCGGCGTATCGAGGCCTCTTCCCCGCCCTCGCCGTCGAGCCCGCGGATGAAGGCGGAGGGGTCGAAGTAGCGCTCGAGCTCGGCGCGCAGGCGCGCGAGGCGGCGAGCGCGTCGAAGCCGGGCCGCGGCGGTCTGCACGCGATCGATGTCGGCGTCGGTGAGGAACGGCTGGATGTGGACGATCCGATCGCTCATCACGGGAGGCGCGATGGTGGAGAGGATGAGGTCGGTGTCGATCGAGGCCCAGTCCGGGTCGACGCGCGTCTCGACGCCCACGACATCCAGTGCCTGCCCCAACGACCGGTCGACACTGGAACGCAGCAGCTCGTGGAGCTCGTAGTAGCCGGGGCAGACGATCGTCGCCGTCAGCGCCTGCGCCGACAGCCGGCTGCGTTCGAGGCGCCCGCCGACGTGCATCGCGATGTAGGCGATCTCGTCGTCGAGGAGAGGGATGCCGAGGAGGCCCCGAAGCGCGTCGGCGATGTAGACGGCGACCTCGAAGATCATCGGATACGTCGTCTTCAGCGACCGGGTGAGCGGGTTCCGCGACCACGCCTGCTCACGCGCCCGGTGTTTGAGGTTCTGCACGTGCAGCGACAGGCGCAGCACGAAGTCCTCCTGGTCGATGTCGACGAGGAACTCCGCGGCCGCGCGCCGCACGACGTCGCGCACCGCGGTCGCGACATCCGGGTCGATGCGCTCGCGGATGAGCGCCGCCGGCTCGGTCGCCCCCGGGGCGACGACACGTGTGAGCACGAGGGCGGCGAGGTGCTGCCGGTCGCCTGAGCCCAGGACGACCCCGAGGTGGCGTCGCGTGAGGCGATCGAGGATGTCGCCGACCTCCGCGCGGAATGCGGCGTCGTCGGCCTCGGCCACTTCGAGCGCCCGACCTCGAGTGATGCGATCGGCGGCGATGGCGATGTGCATGACGACGTCGCCGATGCCGAACTCGTTGACGAAGTAGCCGAGCTCGGTGAGCTCGGCGACGAGATCATCCTTGAACGGGCCGAAGGCCACCGCCCCGACGGACCGCTCGCCGAGAGTGCGACGAAGACTGTCGAGGTCGAACGATCCGTCGTCGGTCTCTTCGTGCGCGAGCCGGCTGAGGAGCCGCCGCTGAGCCATCTCCGTGCCGCGCAGGCGCGCCCGCGACGACGTGCGCTCGAGGCTGAGCTCGGTGCCGCCGAGCAGGCCGCGCACCCGGCCGAGGTCGGCGTCGATCGTGGCGGGGCTGACGAAGAAGGCCTCCGCGGTCTCGAAGAGGTCGATCCCCTCGGAGGAATCCAGCAGTGCGCGCACGAGGCGGTGCAGCCGGTCGCGAGGTGTGCCCGCGTCACCCACGTGCACCGCGGCGGCACTGTCCGGCCCCGCACGATAGCCCTGCGGCCCGGACTCGACCACGGCGCCGTCGGGGACCCGGGCGTTGAGCGCCGTGACATAGCTTCGGATGGAGCGCGGCGTGACCCCGATCGCGTCGGCGAGCGCGGCTGCCGTCACCCAGTCGCCGTCTCGCGCGAGAATCGCGAGGACGCGGTCCTGCCGGCTCCTGGTCACGCTCCCATTCCATCATGGCCCGACTCACCTTCCGCCCCTGCGGAAGCAGGAAGGCCTTGTCGCCTCTCAGGCCGCTCACAACAATGGGGAGAGGAGGAGGCGGGTCGATGAGGATCCTGGTCGTATGCGGCGCGGGTGCGTCGAGTACTTTCGTCGCACAGCGAGTGCGCCATGCGGCGCAAGCGCGCGGTCTGGACATCACCGCCACCGCCGGAACCGAGCAGTCACTGCCGATCGATCTCGACGCGGCGGACATCGTCCTCGTCGGCCCCCAGCTCATCCCGAAGCTGGACCGGATCACCGAGGCCGCGGCTGCCCGCGGAACGCGCGTCATCCTGATGCCCGCCGACATCTTCCGAGATCTCGACGGCAGCCGGACGCTCGCGCTGATCACCGCTCCGGCTGCCACCACACGTTCCAGCACCGACATCCCTTCAACGGAGAGGACCTCCTCATGAGCGAGGCATCGCGTACCGTCCGCATCGGATCGTCCAACGGGCTCCACGCCCGTCCCGCGAAGCTGTTCGCCCAGGCGGTCAAGCAGTCGGGTGCCAACGTCACGATCTCGAAGGGATCGGGCTCGCCCGTGAACGCGGCGAGCATCCTCGGAGTCATCGCGCTCGGCGTCGAGTACGGCGATTACGTCACCCTCACGGCCGACGGCGACAGCGCGGAGAACGTCCTCGACGAACTCGCCGACCTCCTCGCCACCGACCACGACGAGTGACCACGAACGACCATCGATACGAACACGGACGATACGAAGGAGATCGAGCAATGAGTGAGCTTCGCGGAGTGGGCATCGGCCTGGGAGTCGCGCAGGGACCGATCGCACGGATGGCGGAGCCGCTTCCCGCTCCGAAGGACGAGAAGTCGGAGCGCTCGCTCGACGAAGAGACGGCGCGCGTGAAGGATGCCGTCGCCGCTGTCGCGCGTGAACTCGAACAGCGCGGCGCACAGGCGGGCGGAGCCGCCCGCGACGTGCTCGAAGCGCAGGCCATGATGGCCGAGGACCCGAGCCTCGAGGCCGAGGTCGCGACCCGCCTGCAGGCCGGCAAGACCGGTGAGTTCGCCGTCTACGACGCCTTCGCCTCGTTCCGCGACCAGCTGTCGGCGATGGGCGGCTATCTCGGCGAGCGAGCCGCAGACCTCGACGACGTCGCGCAGCGCGTCATCGCGCACCTCCGCGGCGTCCCCGCCCCGGGCGTGCCCGAGCCGGGACACCCGTTCGTGCTCGTCGCGAAGGACCTCGCCCCCGCAGACACCGCGCTGCTCGACCTCGACATGGTCCTCGCGCTGGTCACCTCCGAGGGCGGTCCGACCTCGCACACCGCGATCCTGGCCCGTGAGAAGTCGATCGTCGCGGTCGTCGGCGTCACCGAGGCCGCGAGCCTCTCCGACGGCGAGACCGTCATCGTCGACGCCGCGAAGGGCGTCGTCACGACCGACCCGAGCGACGACGAGCTCGCGCAGGCCCAGAACCGCGCCGACGAGCGGAAGTCGGCGGCATCCGCCCCGATCACCCCCGGTGCACTCGCCGACGGCACGGCCATCCCGCTGCTGGCGAACCTCGGCAAGCCCGAGGGAGCGGCGCAGGCCGTCGAGCTCGGCGCCGAGGGCGTGGGCCTCTTCCGCACCGAGTTCCTCTTCCTCAGCTCCGCTCAGGCCCCCACCGTCGCGCAGCAGCGCGAGGCCTACACGAAGCTGCTGCAGGCGTTCCCGGGCCAGAAGGTCGTCGTCCGCGCCCTGGATGCCGGGGCCGACAAGCCGCTCGCATTCCTCAACGACGCGCACGAGGAGAACCCGGCGCTCGGGCTCCGCGGGCTCCGCGCCCTCCGCGCCAGCGAGGACATCCTGCGCGAGCAGCTCACCGCGCTCGCCGAAGCGGATGCCGCGACCGAGGCCGACCTGTGGGTCATGGCCCCCATGGTCTCCACCGTCGAGGAGACGGAGTACTTCGTCGGAATCGCTCGCGAGTACGGCATCAAGACCGCCGGTGTCATGGTCGAGGTGCCGTCGTCGGCGCTGCTCGCCGACCACGTGCTCAAGGTCGCCGACTTCGCCTCGATCGGCACCAATGACCTGACGCAGTACACGCTCGCCGCCGACCGCCTGCTCGGTTCGGTGTCGTCGTTCCAGGACCCCTGGCACCCGGCCGTGCTGCGTCTCATCCACGAGACCGGCAAGGCGGGCCAGGCCAACGGCAAGCCCGTGGGCATCTGCGGCGAGGCCGCGGCCGACCCGCTGCTGGCCGTCGTGCTCGTGGGCCTCGGCGCCACGAGCCTGTCGATGGCGCCCACCGCGCTCGCCGACGTCCGCGCCACCCTGCTCGCCCACACCCTCGACGACGCACGTCGCATCGCCGAGGCCGCCCTGACCGCGACGGACGCGGCCTCGGCACGCGCCGCCGCGCAGACCGCCGCCGGCATCTGATCAGCACCAGCACCCGCACCACACACTGCACCGCACCAGAAGGAGAACCAGAAATGACAACGACGTCAACACCATCCGCGGGAGGTGGGGTCCGGGTCCGCGTCCAGCGCTTCGGAACCTTCCTCTCGGGAATGGTCATGCCCAACATCGCGGCCTTCATCGCATGGGGTCTGATCACCGCTCTGTTCATCGACACGGGATGGGTCGGCCAGGACGGGCCGATCGAAGCCTGGCAGTGGGCCGACTCCCGCATGCTCGGCGGCGGGGTCACCCCTGACGGCACCGAGTGGACCGGCCTGGTCGGTCCCATCATCACCTACCTGCTGCCTACCCTGATCGCCTACACCGGTGGCCGCATGGTCTTCGGCGTCCGCGGCGGTGTCGTCGGCGCAGTCGCGGCGATGGGCGTCATCGTGGGCGCCTCGGGCACCATCATGTTCCTCGGCGCGATGGTCGCCGGTCCCCTGACCGCTCTGGCTCTCAAGTGGATCGAGAAGCTGTGGGCGGGCAAGGTCCGCGCCGGATTCGAGATGCTCGTCGACAACTTCAGTGCCGGCTTCGTCGCATTCTTCGCGGCGCTCGCAGCCTTCTTCTGGCTTGCCCCGGTGATGAAGTTCGTCACCGACGTGCTCGGTGGTGCCGTCGGCTTCCTCGTCGACCGCGGCCTGATCCCGCTGGCGAGCATCATCGTCGAGCCCGCGAAGGTGCTGTTCCTCAACAACGCCATCAACCACGGCGTGTTCACCCCGCTCGGAACCCAGGAGTCGCTCGAGACCGGGAAGAGCCTGCTCTTCCTCGTCGAGGCCAACCCCGGCCCGGGTGCCGGCCTCCTGCTCGCGATCTCCGTCTTCGGGGTCGGCATCGCGCGCGGTACCGCACCGGGTGCGTTCATCATCCAGTTCTTCGGCGGCATCCACGAGGTGTACTTCCCGTACGTGCTGGCGAAGCCCCTCCTGATCGTCGCGCTCATCGCCGGTGGCGCCAGTGGTGTTGCCACGAACGCCATCTTCAACTCCGGCCTCGTCGCGGCAGCCTCGCCGGGGTCGATCTTCGCGGTGCTCATCCAGACCGCGCCGGGCAGCCACCTCGGCGTCATCCTGTCGGTCATCATCTCGGCCGGTGTGACGTTCGCCGTCTCGGCGGCAATCCTGCTGGCGGGCCGCAAGCGCGACCTCGCCCGCGAGGCGGCCGGTGAGGGCACCTTCGAGGACGCCATCGCACGCACCGAGGCCAACAAGGGCAAGAGCTCGGAGGCCCTGTCGGGTCTGCGCGCATCGGGTGCGGCCGCCGCCACCGGCGCAGCCGCCGCCACCGGCACCGGCACCGCGACGGCGACCAAGCCGATCCAGTCGATCGTGTTCGCGTGCGACGCGGGCATGGGCTCGTCGGCGATGGGCGCGAGCGTCCTCCGCAACAAGATGAAGAAGGCCGGCATCGAGGACGTCACCGTCGTCAACAAGGCCATCGCGAACCTCGACGGCACCGCCGACCTGGTCATCACGCAGCAGCAGCTGACCGACCGCGCGAAGGCGCAGAACCCCGACGCGCTGCACGTGTCGGTGGACAACTTCATGAACTCGCCGAAGTACGACGAGGTCGTGGAGATGGTCCGCAAGCAGCACGACGCCGACGCATAGGCTCGAAACCCAGACCCGGGGCCGGGGCGGTCCATCCGCCTCGGCCCCGCGTCATCCCCCCGCAACATCACTCGAAGGAGACAGACATGGCACGTGAGGTCCTGAACATCGGTCAGATCCGCATCCACTCCGGAAGCGCTACCCGCGAAGAGGCGATGAAGGAGGCCGCTGACCTTCTCGAGTCCGCAGGTGCCGTCACTTCCGCGTACTTCGACGCCATGCAGCAGCGGGAGCAGACCGTGTCGACGTACATGGGCAACGAGCTCGCCATCCCCCACGGCACCAACGAGACCAAGGACGCGATCCTCGACTCGGCGCTGTCGTTCGTCCGCTACGACGGCGGCGTCGACTGGGGCGGGGAGCCCGTGTCGTTCGTCGTCGGCATCGCCGGCAAGGGCGACGAGCACCTCGACATCCTGTCGCAGATCGCCCTGCTCTTCTCCGAGGAGGACGACGTCGCCCGACTGAAGGCCGCGCAGACCCCCGACGAGCTCTACGCCCTGCTCGCTTCGGTGAACCAGTGAGCACCGCGGTCCACTTCGGAGCCGGCAACATCGGCCGCGGCTTCGTCGGCCTCCTCCTGAACGAAGGCGGCTACGAGCTCGTCTTCTCCGATGTCGCCGCTCCCCTGGTCGACGCCATCAACGCCGCGTCCGAGTACACCGTCCACGAGGTCGGCGAGGGCGGTGTCGACCGCACCGTCACCGGTTTCCGCGCACTCAACAGCGCGGAGGACCCGCAGGCCGTCGCGGATGCCGTCGCGACCGCGGACGTCGTCACGACCGCGGTGGGTCCCACTGTTCTGAAGTTCATCGCGCCGCACATCCTCGCCGGTCTCGCGCTGCGCGACCCCGCGGCCGCTCCGCTGGCCGTGATGGCGTGCGAGAACGCGATCGGTGCCACCGACCTGCTGCGCGACGAGATCCGCGCCCAGGCCGGTGACGCGTGGGAGGCCGTCTCGGGCCGAGCGATCTTCGCCAACACCGCCGTCGACCGCATCGTGCCCGCGCAGCCCGCGGGCGCCGGCGTCGACGTCACGGTCGAGCCGTTCTACGAGTGGGCGATCGAGTCCGGCCCGTTCGGGGGCGACCTGCCGAACATCCCCGGCGCGCACTTCGTCGACGACCTCGAGCCCTACATCGAGCGCAAGCTCTTCACGGTCAACACCGGACACGCCACGACGGCGTACTTCGGTGCGCAGGCCGGTACCCCGACCGTGGCCGAAGCCCTCGCCGTACCCGAGATCGCCGCGAGCGTCTCGGCCGCGCTCGAAGAGACCTCGGCGCTCCTCGTCCACAAGCACGGTCTCGACGCCGGCGAGCTCGCGGAGTACCGCGCCACGATCCTGCGGCGCTTCGCCAACCCCGAGCTGCCCGACACCGTCGGACGCGTGGGACGCCAGCCCCTCCGCAAGCTCTCCCGGCACGAGCGCTTCGTCGGCCCCGCCGCGGAAGCGGCCGAGGCCGGCCTGTCGGTGGATGCGTTGGTCGCGGCGATCGGCGCCGCCCTTGCGTTCGACGACCCGGAGGACCCGCAGTCCGTCGAGCTGCAGCAGCGCCTGCGCACCGAGGATGCGGCATCCTTCACGGCCTCGGTGACGGGACTCGAGCCCTCGCACCCGCTCTTCGCGCGGGTCGAGCGCGCGGTCGCCGAGCGCCAGTCGGCGATCGGCTCAGACCCCCGATGAGCGACGCGGCGGTGCGGGCGGCGGGTGACGAGCCCGGACGCCCGCACCGTCGGTTGCGGACGCGACGGATCGTCCGCGTCGGCCTGCTGTCGATCGCCGGCATCCTGGTGGCCGCCGTCGTCGGCATCCTCGTCTGGAGCCAGGTCGGAGTCATGGACGCCGAGGCGGAGCCCCTCGCCGCCGTCCGCGCCGACGCGCGCATCGCGATGTCGGAGGTCGACGGCAGCCTCGTGCTCGAACCCGCCGAGGGACCGGGGGGTGTCGGCCTCGTCTTCGTGCCGGGCGCGAAAGTGCAGGCCGAGGCATACGCGGCGATCCTCGCCGACGTGGTGGCCGACGACGATGTGACGGTGGTGATCACCCGGCCGTGGCTCAACCTCGCGTTCTTCGACCCGCGGCCGCTCTCGTCGTTCACGGACCTCGTCCCCGGGGTCGAGACCTGGCTGGTTGGCGGGCACTCGCTCGGCGGCGTACGGGCGTGCCAGTTGGCGACGGATGCCGACGGGCTCGTCCTGTTCGGGTCATACTGCGCGACCGACCTGTCGGCATCAGGGCTGCCGGTGCTGAGCCTGTCGGGCTCGGACGACGGCCTGACCACACCGCAGAAGGTCGACGACAACCGCCACCTGCTGCCCGCCGGTGCGACTTTCGTCGAGATCGCCGGCGCCAGCCACGCATCCTTCGGCGACTACGGTCCCCAGGCCGGCGACGGTACCCCCTCGATCTCGCCCGCCGACATGCGGGCCGAGGTCACCGCGGCGCTGTCGGCACTCGTGGCATCCCTCCCCCGCTGACCCGGCGCCCGGGGCGGCCGAACTCCTCAGATATGGGCATCGGAGGCGCCTGAGACTGCCGCAGGCCCTACTGAGGCTGGAACACTGAGGAGTTGACGCCCGGGCGGCGGGCCCTCCCCAAAGCTGATCCCGAGGTCTGCTGTCCTCAGCACCCCACTTACCTCGATCACGGTAGGCACAGAGTTCGCATACTGCCGACGTGATGCCGACAGATTGGAAGAGCGCGACGGACCTCGGTCTCCGCCGTTCAGAGGTCGACCGCGCGCTCGCGCAGGTAACACTCGTACGCGTCCGCCGCGGGCGCTATCTGCCCGGCTCGACCCATCCCGATATCCTCGCGGCGGCGCGGCTGGGCTGCCGGCTGGACTGCGTTTCACTGCTGAGGGCTGTCGGCGTCTTCGTGCTGGACCGGCATCCGCTCCACGTCAACGCCCGCGTGGGGTCCAGCAGGCTGCCGGAAGCCCCCGACGGTGTCGTCCGACACTGGCGAACGGATGACGACCCGCCGACCTCGGTTACCGCCGATCTCGTCTCCGCGCTGGCGCAGGCGTGCCGCTGCCAAGATCCCCGCGCCGCAGTCGCCACGCTCGACAGCGCATGGCACCAGCGCATGATCGACGCTGAGGGCATTGCCGAGATCTTCGCACGCCTGCCGCGCCGATACCGCCGGCTACAGCTCCTCCTCGACCCCTCAGCAGAATCCGGTTCCGAGTCACTCCTCCGCCTCGTCCTCCGTGCGATCGGATGCCGATTCGAGACTCAGGTCGACATTCCGGGAGTCGGCCGGGTCGACTTCCTCGTCGAAGGCTGGCTGATCGTCGAATGCGACAGCGAAGCCCACCACTCCGGCTGGGATGCTCAGAAGCGCGACAGGCGACGAGATCTCGCAGCCGCAGCCCAGGGGTACACGACTATTCGCCCGCTAGCCGAGGACATCTTCCACAACCGTGACCGGCTGGCGCAGCAGCTTCGCGCTGTGGTCGCCCACCGTCCAACGCGATAACTCCTCATACCGGGCTCCCTAGCCTCGGTCGAACCCAGAAACTCGGCGGACCCGGCACAGAACTGAGGAGTTAGCCGGGGTCAGGCTCCGAAGCCCTCCGCGATGACCTCGATGAGCT
It contains:
- a CDS encoding BglG family transcription antiterminator, translating into MTRSRQDRVLAILARDGDWVTAAALADAIGVTPRSIRSYVTALNARVPDGAVVESGPQGYRAGPDSAAAVHVGDAGTPRDRLHRLVRALLDSSEGIDLFETAEAFFVSPATIDADLGRVRGLLGGTELSLERTSSRARLRGTEMAQRRLLSRLAHEETDDGSFDLDSLRRTLGERSVGAVAFGPFKDDLVAELTELGYFVNEFGIGDVVMHIAIAADRITRGRALEVAEADDAAFRAEVGDILDRLTRRHLGVVLGSGDRQHLAALVLTRVVAPGATEPAALIRERIDPDVATAVRDVVRRAAAEFLVDIDQEDFVLRLSLHVQNLKHRAREQAWSRNPLTRSLKTTYPMIFEVAVYIADALRGLLGIPLLDDEIAYIAMHVGGRLERSRLSAQALTATIVCPGYYELHELLRSSVDRSLGQALDVVGVETRVDPDWASIDTDLILSTIAPPVMSDRIVHIQPFLTDADIDRVQTAAARLRRARRLARLRAELERYFDPSAFIRGLDGEGGEEASIRRLGSLLVEQGVIDDDYIERTIERERLSSTAFTDALAVPHAIGMTATRTAISLGIADPSIAWGDGRVQVVAMVAFSESDRAAFQTVFEQLVEVFSERESVQRIVRRGTTFSAFLDELVAVVDG
- a CDS encoding mannitol-1-phosphate 5-dehydrogenase; protein product: MSTAVHFGAGNIGRGFVGLLLNEGGYELVFSDVAAPLVDAINAASEYTVHEVGEGGVDRTVTGFRALNSAEDPQAVADAVATADVVTTAVGPTVLKFIAPHILAGLALRDPAAAPLAVMACENAIGATDLLRDEIRAQAGDAWEAVSGRAIFANTAVDRIVPAQPAGAGVDVTVEPFYEWAIESGPFGGDLPNIPGAHFVDDLEPYIERKLFTVNTGHATTAYFGAQAGTPTVAEALAVPEIAASVSAALEETSALLVHKHGLDAGELAEYRATILRRFANPELPDTVGRVGRQPLRKLSRHERFVGPAAEAAEAGLSVDALVAAIGAALAFDDPEDPQSVELQQRLRTEDAASFTASVTGLEPSHPLFARVERAVAERQSAIGSDPR
- a CDS encoding PTS sugar transporter subunit IIB; protein product: MRILVVCGAGASSTFVAQRVRHAAQARGLDITATAGTEQSLPIDLDAADIVLVGPQLIPKLDRITEAAAARGTRVILMPADIFRDLDGSRTLALITAPAATTRSSTDIPSTERTSS
- a CDS encoding HPr family phosphocarrier protein, giving the protein MSEASRTVRIGSSNGLHARPAKLFAQAVKQSGANVTISKGSGSPVNAASILGVIALGVEYGDYVTLTADGDSAENVLDELADLLATDHDE
- a CDS encoding PTS sugar transporter subunit IIA translates to MAREVLNIGQIRIHSGSATREEAMKEAADLLESAGAVTSAYFDAMQQREQTVSTYMGNELAIPHGTNETKDAILDSALSFVRYDGGVDWGGEPVSFVVGIAGKGDEHLDILSQIALLFSEEDDVARLKAAQTPDELYALLASVNQ
- a CDS encoding phospho-sugar mutase, with translation MVPWDAARAWLAQDPDPETRDELAAVIAAAEAGDAVAAADLVDRFGTRLAFGTAGLRGRLGAGSNRMNRVLVTQAAAGLAAYLLEKAGPDAPPVVVIGYDGRRGSARFAQDSAEVFAGAGLRAILLPRLLPTPVLAFAVRHLGADAGVMVTASHNPPDDNGYKVYLGGADDGSQIVPPADAEIAAHIQRVADAGDISALPRSERYETADDAVVEAYVAATATVAPAPAGANGMRWVYTAMHGVGTETMLRILDAAGYPHPVQVAEQAEPDGRFPTVAFPNPEEPGAMDLALETARANDAEFILANDPDADRLAVAIPDAAAEGGWRRLTGNQIGLLLGWRAARRAAEGGTTPGASLACSLVSSPALQVVAERYGLDFHATLTGFKWISRAPGLVFGFEEALGYLVNPETVKDKDGISAAIAILGLAAEAREQGRALGDLLAEFDAEFGSFASGQVSVRVDDLAVIGRITAALRAAPPTRIGDAAVVSFEDLAAPVTGPPLGDILRLWLKGDARILVRPSGTEPKLKLYLDVRGDSPADAVSRLAALEAGVRELLATIG
- the ptsP gene encoding phosphoenolpyruvate--protein phosphotransferase, with the protein product MSELRGVGIGLGVAQGPIARMAEPLPAPKDEKSERSLDEETARVKDAVAAVARELEQRGAQAGGAARDVLEAQAMMAEDPSLEAEVATRLQAGKTGEFAVYDAFASFRDQLSAMGGYLGERAADLDDVAQRVIAHLRGVPAPGVPEPGHPFVLVAKDLAPADTALLDLDMVLALVTSEGGPTSHTAILAREKSIVAVVGVTEAASLSDGETVIVDAAKGVVTTDPSDDELAQAQNRADERKSAASAPITPGALADGTAIPLLANLGKPEGAAQAVELGAEGVGLFRTEFLFLSSAQAPTVAQQREAYTKLLQAFPGQKVVVRALDAGADKPLAFLNDAHEENPALGLRGLRALRASEDILREQLTALAEADAATEADLWVMAPMVSTVEETEYFVGIAREYGIKTAGVMVEVPSSALLADHVLKVADFASIGTNDLTQYTLAADRLLGSVSSFQDPWHPAVLRLIHETGKAGQANGKPVGICGEAAADPLLAVVLVGLGATSLSMAPTALADVRATLLAHTLDDARRIAEAALTATDAASARAAAQTAAGI
- a CDS encoding PTS mannitol transporter subunit IICB, whose translation is MTTTSTPSAGGGVRVRVQRFGTFLSGMVMPNIAAFIAWGLITALFIDTGWVGQDGPIEAWQWADSRMLGGGVTPDGTEWTGLVGPIITYLLPTLIAYTGGRMVFGVRGGVVGAVAAMGVIVGASGTIMFLGAMVAGPLTALALKWIEKLWAGKVRAGFEMLVDNFSAGFVAFFAALAAFFWLAPVMKFVTDVLGGAVGFLVDRGLIPLASIIVEPAKVLFLNNAINHGVFTPLGTQESLETGKSLLFLVEANPGPGAGLLLAISVFGVGIARGTAPGAFIIQFFGGIHEVYFPYVLAKPLLIVALIAGGASGVATNAIFNSGLVAAASPGSIFAVLIQTAPGSHLGVILSVIISAGVTFAVSAAILLAGRKRDLAREAAGEGTFEDAIARTEANKGKSSEALSGLRASGAAAATGAAAATGTGTATATKPIQSIVFACDAGMGSSAMGASVLRNKMKKAGIEDVTVVNKAIANLDGTADLVITQQQLTDRAKAQNPDALHVSVDNFMNSPKYDEVVEMVRKQHDADA
- a CDS encoding GNAT family N-acetyltransferase, which produces MLLTEPVELADDHVRLVPLAYDHADDLTRATVGLEYAWYTSVPDSVSADITQRLAWRDEGHMNPFAVLRGDIAVGMTTFCNIDQPNRRVEIGHTWLSPAVQRTAVNTAAKRLLLAHAFEACDAIAVEFRTSWHNRQSRAAIERLGAKQDGVLRNHRLGPHGTLRDTVVYSVLPHEWPAVKLGLGARLAR